AAGACTGTTAAAAGGTTGAGAAAAAAGTATGAGTGAAAAAATTACCTCTTTATAAATCGTCCGGTTGTATTAACTATTTTTCCTTTAATACTTAAAAAGTAAAGTCCAGGATGGATGTTGGAAACAGGTATTTCGAACTGACTTGTACCATTGTTAAAAGTAATAAAAACTTCTTTGATTAATACTCCTAAAGAATTGTATATGAGAACTTGTGCCTCATCCGGAACACTTGATTTCAATGATAATTGCAGTGTACCTTCTACTGGATTAGGAGTTATAGTGAGCTTAAGTTGCTCCTGATCAATAAATTGTAGATGAGCATGTTGAGGAATGAGAGATGAGTTATAAGTATCATTAGCGTCCATATATCTTTCAGACAAGCTGAAGCCGTGCCTGTGCATCAGGAGAAAGAAGAAAAAAAATGTGACGTATTTCATGAACCTCATTTGGCAAATTTAAGCTTTAG
This window of the Sporocytophaga myxococcoides genome carries:
- a CDS encoding T9SS type A sorting domain-containing protein, whose protein sequence is MRFMKYVTFFFFFLLMHRHGFSLSERYMDANDTYNSSLIPQHAHLQFIDQEQLKLTITPNPVEGTLQLSLKSSVPDEAQVLIYNSLGVLIKEVFITFNNGTSQFEIPVSNIHPGLYFLSIKGKIVNTTGRFIKR